Part of the Amblyomma americanum isolate KBUSLIRL-KWMA chromosome 7, ASM5285725v1, whole genome shotgun sequence genome, TTTGGGATTCGGTTTGCTGTATTTGTTGTTTTAAAATAGTTCCATTCTGTATATTGCAAAACGGTTTGTTGTCGCGCACATATGAGAGTCTAAGGAATGTGATGTGACAATAAACTAAGCTCGAttgtataaaataaaaaaaaatgtttgaaaagCGATGATTAACGAAACCAAATAAAATTAAGAACTTGAGAAGACTGCATTTAATTCGAGGTGGAGTAGCTAGCTCATATCTGCTAGCTTGCACGCGCCTTGCACAACTTGGCCTTACAGGAACTGTCTTGTAGTGCTTTCTCGCAAGGCTCAACCTTACGGCTATCACGGAAGCAGCAGAGAAGGCACTATCACGAGAACGGGGCAAGAGGGATAGGTTTGCGAGCTTATTACCATCGAAGGACAAATTATTTTTCATTAAAAGTCTTATGGTTCGGTCTTTTCGCCATCAATAGGGGCGTTAACGAGTAAATGGCGGGCCTATCCATAAGACCATTTTAAGAATAATGATTGCTGATTCGCCTTTATGAAAAAGAGTACAATAAAAATGAAGCTTACGATGTCCACGGAAGTTGATTTTCATGACGGCGCACGTCTTGAAGTCAGTGTAGGGGTAGCTGATCACATCAGGGTGAATTGTGTCTGCAAAACAAGGAGTACATTTTGAACACCAGAAAACATGCACCGTGTGCTGCGCTTAGAAGTGTCAGTCGGAAAGTCTGAATGTCTTTTGAAAATAAAAGAGATATATTCGGTGGTAAACGATGAGGCTCTTAAAATGTTGTGCATGTCAGCGCACAGTTCATATCCGATGCTTTGGTGTGCCTTAGATGCCGCAACCACAGTCGCTGTCAGCGCAGACAAGTGGTCGCAATGTCGGATGGTTGCGAGATACCGACCCTGTGTAGACTGTGCACGGAAACAGCtttctaaaaaaataataaacttcATTGCACACCCAGGTTTTCATCTCCGTGGTATGCAACTCAAGCCAAGTCTTTTGCAGTTTAATTCTTCAAAACTGAATTTTTCAAGCCGAAGTGTTCGAGGAATTACtgcaaaaaaattgcaagaaCTCTTGCACTTAGCAGATCACTGTCGCGGCCAAAAATTACCATTAAATTTTGATTATCACGAAATGGAGCTCTATATACGTGAATCTTCGTTTATACTACTGTCAAGAGTGTACATTTGGCTTCTAAATGAACCCGTGCCATAGCTTTGAGCGAGGAATGATTGCACCAGGTCTGTTTGAAGTGCACGTGCTGCAATTCAGCGGTTATTAACGCTTCGGCACTCCTTAAATATTATTAGCTGAAAGACAAACGCTGATAGCTTAACATATCTACATAGAGAGATTTAAGCCCATAAAGTCGCCTATATGCCAAAGCACTTAGGTAATTTTTGCGTACGGGCAGTGTCATTTAAAGGGGCAGTTTCATCTGAGCCTCAAATATTAAAATATAAGGTGTGAGAGATAGTGATGCGGCTTTAGTGAGGATAATAGTGCAGTGATGAGATTAATTGCAGCGCGCATGTGCGATTGCAGTCGCATAAATAAGCCGTCATCGATCACAAAAAGAGTGCTAAAGGGTTACATATAGAGGAGGTGCCTCGCGGTTAGATTTATTTGTAGTAGCGCTACACCACCTTTGCAATTTCCCGTGTTTGCCGCAGTAACCTCGGGAATGCAGTTTCCACAGCTGAGATTGGAGCTGGCTTGTGTGAGAAAACGCATGCTTAGGGAATGGTCATTGCGTTCTTTATTTACCTACTTTCAGTTTTGGGCGTCGAATCAATCATAGTTCAATAGACCACGCACTTTATGGCTTCTCTTTAATCCTTGTCTATTATGTGGCACAAATTTCATTCCATAAAGGAAATTCTAAAGCTTCCCTTAGTAAATGGGTGAAGTTGCGTATTCAGCTAATTGGCCAACTAGGGTTTCTTTGGAAATTCTGCTGCCTTTTTCCAAGCTCTCCTAAAGAAATGTTTCGAATGTCTGCTACTTCCTCAGTATTAGCCATTTTGCGAACTTCCACAGACACATTCTTCATTGAAAAAGAAACCACAAGTATACCTTTCTTTTGTGCATGCAATGTCTTTCTTTTCCAGAAAGCGCGACGTGCACAAGAACCTGAGGCTGGTCAATAAAGAGGTCACTTTGCTTACCTGAGTTCACAACGACTCGAGCAGTATTGGGGGTGTCACCTGGCACATACTGGAACGTAGCATTTCTCCTGCAGGCAAACGCAATTTATTATCAGCTGTGCGCCTCTATACCCTGTGCTGCTAAAAAAGAAAGTAACAGCTGGAGCTAGAAATCACAGCCGAAAAGTGCTTTATACCGCACAGTGGAAAGAATAGCGCGTGAAGGGGCATCGAGGTTTTGGTGGTATCTATAGGTCCCACGCTGGCTAGGATAGACAGGGTCATGCATACGTATCAACAGATTTTGTACAATTCTCGCAGTGCGTCAACTATTGAAGATTAAACAGAAACGTATTTATAAACATTTCTGTATGTGTAAAAGgtttttcttttcgtgttttGTTATAGAAGGGAGCTGCCGAACTTGTACTAAAGCGTCCTTTACTTCAGCACTGAAAAGAACGATGTGCCCGCACAGGGAAAACCAATTCAACCAAAAGCGCTATGCCAAGGCGCGTATCCGGGTGTGTAATATATCGCAGTGTTCAATGCAGCTTGTGTTTTCAATCACGGAACAACAATCTCTTCGAGCGTGATTCCCTCAACATCTGAGTGATGTTGTTCCCCTTCGGTTTGGTACAACCCACTGATGCAATTCTTTTGTGCACCAATGTCCACTTTAGGTCCGAAACAGGGCTCATCGACCGGTTGTTACATTTGGACTGAAGTGCAACTTGTAAGTCCAGTTTTAGAATTCAGGGAAAGCTTCAGTCTTTTTGGACTAGGTCAAAAGAAGAATTTTCGGGACGAATGTCACAAGCAATGCGCAGCTCTTCCAGGTAAATTATGGCGATGGTTGATTTTAAAAGAGCAGTTTAATATATCTCGTTTTCACCACCTACGATTGTCTGTAGGCCTTTTGTGCGTACAGTCGATGGGTCGGTAGGGTGGGAAGCTTCtttatattgcatttttgtgACACGGCAGCAATGGCGCACTAGTGTTCGCTCCCAGTTATAGCTTGGAGCTTGGGTTGAAGGCACTGCCTACTATATACATTTTCAATCGATTACCGGTTATTAACCCCActttgcaatcaagattaaccaagactAACTAAGCTATGCTACATTATGCTACGTGCAAGTACGTATATGCTACGTATATGCGTATGCGacttgctttcgctacgtatgtcctggcatagccgagctaagccactgccaatttttaaccttaattattttttttctctgctgtagCTTGTAGCTATCCAGGGCCCTTCTTATTTGCAATTCATGCTAAACGTCACACTATGCTCCAATTATTTCTGTCAGGTTGGCATCTTACCGAGTTTAAATCTTGAATTTCTGCAGCAGCAACATCAAATGTTAGTCCTCCTGGCTGACTTGGGGTGAAACTGTATAGCGCTTGCCGTGGTTGTTTCCCCAATAGTGCATTTTGCTAGTCTGGAAAAACAACAGGAGGATATGAAAGGATTTACGTTTTCTGGCCTTCTGCAGCGTTCAACGACCATGCGTAGGTAGCCGACGGGGTTTTGGCGTCGTAAGTGAGGCGCCATGCAGTCAGGCATTTAAATACAGGGTCTGTGTTGGTGTCTTTGATGGCCACAGCATATTCTACAGCCGCCATTACCTGCGAAAGTGGAAGAGAAATAGAGATCCcacacgaaaacaaaaaaatagtGCAGTCTTTTCTGACACCTTTTATgggttttcgttttctttttcttgttattttttgtAAAGTAGCCGTCAGCATGGCTCAAAATTATCGGAATTAGATATATGCTGCAAGAAAACTTAGGCAACTTTATAGCTTCAAAACTGTGTTAATAACTTCGCAGCGCCGCGGCATCTcacttgttatggcgctcggctggtggccagaaagaggcgggttcgataccggccgcggcggtcgaattttgtttgacgcgaaattctacaggcccgtggactgtacgatgtcagtgcatgttatagaaccccagatggttgaaatttccggagcccttctctacagaATATAGATGAGTCTAATAGAAGTAGACTccccgcaccactaatgtatcgcgggtaAGCCCTtctctacagcgtccctcatagcctgaagctctttgggacgttaaacccccagaaaccataAAGCCAAAATAATCTCGCACTgatgctttcgccgccgccgtcTTCTTAGATTAACGGTGAAAAGGAAAAGCTGGAGTTGGAGTAAACCTTCCCTGTGTCCTAGTTCTACCTCTGCGAAGAAGAGCAGCGCCTCCACTatatataataaataaaaaattctgaTTAGAACGTCTTCCGGAGTAAATATCCTGAAAGCCGTGCTAGGACTCTCATCACACTTAATATTTTAAGacttactttttttattttcagactGCGAGCGCTGAAGGCATGGAATaagaattactttttttttcagactacATGCGCCAGGGCATGGAATAAGgcttactttttttattttcagactGCGAGTGCCGAAGGCTTGGAACCAGTGGTTCCAGACGATAAATTTGCTGCAAATGGTCGGAAAAACGAGGGGAATTCCGTTACAAACGCATTGTTTATCAGCATTTAATCATTTTTTTGTCTTGCCGTTTACTGCACAGTGTCTTAAAGCTCTGAAATATAAACCGAGTGACAATTCTAAACTCAACAATACCCTCGTCTTACGTTCTGTGAGCGTTTCTCAGCTCACGGCGTCTGAAGACTAAAAAAACCAAACCGAGATGGTGGTGCATTCTCTTCCTTACCTCCAAGGCGTCCGGAGTGTCTACTTGGGCATCGCTTGGTGCAGGAGAGGCGTTAGCCGGCACTGATCGAAGGAGAACAGCACCGAGAGCTAGAACAAGAAGCCGTCCAAGCGGAGACATTGTTGCGACTGAGACGCTGCCGGGAGAGCAGACTTCAGTGAAACTGCTTGAAGCGTCCATATACCTCTAGCTCCTCAGGATGCTCCATATCCGTCGCGCTGCATTCGGCGTCTTATTCAGGATGCTCCTACTTGGCAATGTAGCCATCAGTTCCGGGAAATGTAATAAACTTATCGTAGCCTGGAGGCGTACGGACGTGAGCCCATCCGCAAGGATATGCGGTGCAGGAGATTAcggctgcagcaaaaaaaaaggtccCGGTGCTACGTTGGGCTTTAAATTTAGCGCTCAAGTTGAACGCTGAAAGCGTAACATGTTTTTATCTAAATTAAAATGCCTTTTACATGTATCTGTTTGTACGATTTGGTACTTGTATGATATACTCATCCCATTCAGCCAGCAGAAAGCTCTCTTGAAGTCGGAGAGATTCAACTAAAGTTAACAGCGAAGTTTCGCCCACACCCATGGCCACTAGCCGATGCTGCTGCGCGATAAGCAAATGCTCCCTTGTTGAAGATTTAACGCAATACCGTTAAGGCTCtctttgtgcagaaaatccggcactCGGCCTTATCGCTTTATGTGCCATGAAAGAAGCGACGAGATTTCTCAATTACAGCTGCGCTCAACAGCTTTTGCCACGTTCGAGATTCCTGTCGGAGTTTTAGAAATCTCATCTCCACAGTTCGTCGGCACCTGAAAATTGAGCGTTGCCGATAGCAACGGGAATTATGGTCTTCAATCATCGCTGAGCGCCTGcttgctgctactactgctgtcGATATTAGTGTCTTTTAGGGACACAAGTTCGCCCTAAGCGACTCTTGTTGCTATCGCTGCTGTGAATCTCTGTTTCTTTTCATACttaaaatagcgcgaaatacgggACAGAAGAAGGATGCAAAACAAGTGCTTGTTTTGTCTCCTTCTTTTgttccgtctttcgcgctgttttaagcaTGAAACTTCCCCAACAAGCCCAGTTCGCCACACTTGTGTAGTTTCTTTTCAGGACGCAAGTTCACCCAAATGAGCAATCCTTAGAGAAGGGAGTTTTCACTCTCTCTTCTTGACTGCCTGCCGTGACCACTAAGTCATATCCGGTAGAGGTGCTGGACCATGGACCTAGTATGCCCCATGAAGGTGATGCACCTCACTCAGCCATCGCCGTTAATTTTCTTACTGTTCCTGGGTCCTAATTGTTGAACCTTTTAAGACATAAGGCAACCTTTACTGGATAGGATGAACAGAAGAAACTGCGATTCCTTTTTATCGCTATGAATAAGCGAGCGCAAGCACCGTAAGAAAACGACGAGCCTTCTCGAGGCACCTGGGATGCATTTAATGATGAGTTTATGAACCCTTATACGAGACTATTGTGCAAGGAAAGGGCTGCGCGACTGTTCCCAATCCGCATTAAGCATCCGAGCGAGCGGTTAGCGTGTAGACTGAAAAAATAACGTGAGTTTTCTGTCGCGGTGGCTCTAAAATGACCGAAGAAACTAAACTGCTTCTTGCGGGGTATCCAGGAGCAATTCCTTGTCAGATTCGTGCTTAAACATCTGAACACCATGGTGGAATTAATCATGGAAGTAACTAATATAGAAAAGACAGTGAACGCCCTACCCATCAATACAATGAGGTGTCACAAATATCCGCAATCTGCCTTGACGCAATGAGGGCCAGCAACGAAAACTTGCGGAAAATTATCTGCGAGATAGAGAAGTATAAAGAGAACAAACTCTAGAATTGAGGCTTTTCTATGGCGACACGACGAATGCCCTCCAACGACGTAGAAGCCGCCCGTTAGGGCGAAGGCCCAGACAGCTTTGCGTGTTTTTCGGTGAGCTTTTTATATACAATAAAAGGCTAGCAAAGCAAATTACGTAACCACAGCATTCTATTTATTACTTATCAGACACCACAACAACTATCGTATTGTGGCCCCTGACGTAACTGCCAATGATTTGCATTTCACCCACAACATGGTTTTTCATAATTACCCAGTCTATGCATGTCTTCCTGTTAGACGTTGGGCTGTTACTGTTCTAAGAAGGGGTGTAGGCTAAACTCCTATACTTTTGTTCATGAAGAGCTCATGCGTTGCTTCAGTATCAAAGTCATCCACCAGCCATATCGGCATTTTGATATGGCGATGACCTCTACTTGGTTGCTGGCGTATTGCTCACCGCAAAGAACCTCTTCCGGAGCCTTCCGGGCACGCAGCTCGGTTTTGCGCCCGTTAGGCGGCTTCGCATTGGCTGCCCAGGCCGATTGTTCCTGGAGTATTTGGTCGACGATGCAGGCACGAAAAGATCTAGTCTCACCCCGATGTCGCTCCCTGCACCCACGATCACGAACAGCTTTCGTCTTCCGGCGATGCTCGGCCTGGCCGTTGCGCTTATCAGCAGTCTGTACCACAATACTGCGTTTGCGTCCTCTTTGCATTGGCGCTTGGAGTTTCACAGTTAAGCGCGGCGGTGATCCGCATCCGATTCTTTATCCTGATCATCCGGCTGCATTGTTGGCTGCTTTGCGCTtatatctctctttttttttaaattcgaacACTAGCCATATGGCACAGGAGGGCGCTAGTGATATAATCGAGATTGTAGTATTGGGTATTCTCCTGCTGGAATGCTGCCACTCTCTTGTCACGTGACGGTGTCCGGTGACGTGACCAGATGTCGGCGGTATACATCACGCGATCCTTCTGGAAATGCTCGGTGTAATAGCTTTCACTGTAAAAGAGTCACCGCCTACGCAAGCCGTTCTTTGTCGAACGCTGCAGCCACCTGTTAGCCGACAGGGAAAGAGTCGGGCTCATTCAGCGCAGAAAAAACGGAGTAGAGCCAGAGACGTAGTAAACGAACGAAACAGCGTTCGGTCTCTTGCCCGACGCTGGTCACATGACTCGTGAATATAAATGCATGATCTTCAATACCCGATCATGTGACGGCATACGATCGCTGCTGCACAGAAAGAGCATTTATCCTAGCGgcgccttcctttctttcctcccTCTTGTCCTGTAGTTTTTGTGACAATTTTCCTATGGGGAAACACGTACGAACCCCAGTGGTATGAATACATCATGAATATATCATACATAGTGTTTAATGCCCTAtgtgaatcaggctatgaggaacgccgtagtggaggactccggataatttctaccaccagggGTTCCATAACGTGCGCTGAGATCTCACAGTGCACAGGACTCTAGCGTTTCACTTtcatggaaattcgaccaccgcggcagagatcaaaccctcgtctttcgggtcagcggaagaacgccataaccactgagccaccgcgacaacTAAGAAGCGGTTCAAGTGCGCAGGTAAGTTTAGGCATGTCAAAGTTACCACCATAGCTCGGAGCTCCTTCTTGCAATGCTCGCGAAAGGAAAGCTCTGCAAAAGGATGGTTCCATGGCCAGGCAGGGCAGTTCGATGGTTGAGAGCAAACGTCAGTTCCATGTCCGCCTTCCCTGGACATCGGAAACTAGTATCATCCGTGGCCGTCGGCAACGAATACCGTGTAACTCAATGCGGATATTTGAAACTTATAATGTTGTGCAAACTCAAGAGTACAGAGAAATTCTGCTCGAATATGGTGGTTATCGGGGGAATTATCTTTGCTGAGAAAACTTATCTATGAAATGGGTGCTAAGGTTACAAGAAGTGTGTGCGACTGCCACGGAAAATAAATGGGGTATGTGGCGAATATTTGAAATTGTCGCAATGGTATTGTGTGTTTTATGCCAGGCGGCATTCGGTGGCAGCCGAAAAAACAAACTATAAACGTTTGTCTGGAATTTTTGGGGCTCTTAGCACGAGAGATGGTCGCAGGTATAAGGCTATAAAATGAGGAACAAAATGGCCATATTTGCTTCACAAGTATATCACTTGCTTGGTACTCCTTTCTTCACGCTGGAGCCATGTCTAGGAGTATTGAAAGACATCATGCAACTTCTAGTCGAGCTGTGAGCTCGTATATGCTGGAATGCACGAACGCCGACATATTTGCACAGGCTCAAATACTATCAGTTTTTGACGCCCGCTTCGTGCGCAGCTTGATACATGACGAAATGGTTCTTCTACTTCGTCGCGAATGCTTAGCCGGGAACTTTGGCTTTCGTACGGTAACTTCCCAAATCGTGGTCCCTTCGCCTTGTCGAAACACTCggtccaccgcggtggctcagtgtttatgacgctcggctgctgccccgaaagacgcgggctcgatcccggccacgacggtccaatttcgatggagtcgaaattctaaagacccgtgtcctgtgcgatgtcagtgcacggtaaagaaccccaggtggtcgatattatccaGAACCTCTTGCTACAGCGtgcctcaaagcctgagtcactttgggacgttaaactcccataaactaaaccaaaccttatTTTACAGTACATTCAGTATATTCCGCATACTGGGTGCAGGCCTCACTTTTACTGTGGGACGCTCCTCCACCCCCAAGAGAATACATTTTGTGCGATACAAGGAACACGATTGTACCCAAGCTTCTTCGAGCAGGTTCTGTACCAGATTTTTCGATTGATAAGTGACCTTTACTCAGAGGTGCAGTGAGGTTAGCATTCATCATAAATAAAATCCATAGCAGGCTGGCTCCAGACTTTTTTCTGTTTATGGTGCTTGCTTGTATTAGgcggtttggttggtttggtttggtttatgggggtttaacgtcccaaagcgactcaggctatgagagacgccgtagtgaagggctccggaaatttcgaccacctggggttctttaacgtgcactgacatcgcacagcacacgagcctctagaatttcgcctccatcgaaattcgaccaccacagccggaatcgaacccgcatctttcgggtcagcagctgagcgccataaccactgagccaccgcggtggttgtATTAGGCGGTTTAATGCCACGagatgtaccgtctttgccaaaagtaaccatgcTGCGTGGTTTGCTTGTCAGTAGTATAGGAGAGCAATTATGCGGGCACCCCAAGCTCTCAATCTCTTTTGTGATAAGAAGAACCGTTGTCCTCACCTTCCGAACAATCTTATCTTTAGGGAAGGCGTAAGTGCTCTACTATACGAGTGAGAACGAAATCATGCAACCTCGCTACTTTTAGTAAACACGTACACACGAGTACGCGAGTGTTTTGCGTCAACGAATGGAGGACCCTTACCGTCACAGACCTTGTTGCGACTGTCTGAGTAGCGCTTGTCTTCCTTGAGTATCCCAGTGTCACCGACTGCTCAGCAGATCCGAAGTGATTCCCTGTGAATGATGTGCACGAGCAAATCGGCCCCACTCTAGCCACGCGGAAGGGATTCGAACCAACGACGGCACAACAGAAAAAAGCAACTTAGTTTCCCTGTGCCAAAGACCacatggcaatttttttttatggcgtggTGGTTATTAAACGTGTTAAGGGAAACAAAGGGCAAGTATATACCGACGCTATTTACCAATGAATCAGTTTTGTGATATTCGCTGCATTAGCGTAACAGAATGAAGTGCACATTGCGGTAGCTATCAAAGTATAAAAGAGCTTCCTACCCGCTCAAAGGAAGGCTAGGAGAGACAACCATTTAAGAATGATAGGCAATCCGGAGAAGAGTTACTTTACTCATACGATTCTTTTATTCACATTGTAACCCACTCCTAATTAAGCTACAACCGCGCTACGGTGGTTAGTTGTTTTGACCTTCGGCTGCCGATTTGAATGTCGttgttcgatctcggccgcggcggccgtattgcgatagaggcgaaatagaaaaaaaaaacgcccacgTGCTATGCGTTGCTAtcgcatgttaaagatccacagctgatttaaattaatccggagcccttcactacggccttccTTATAGCCCATGCGTCGCTTCAGGATGCTGTAGCCCACGGTTAGcggtttaaaacaaaaaaaaagcttcacaTGGCTCCTTTTTGACTAGTATTCATTGAATATCCACCAGTGCCTCTTATTCAAGGctagttacaaaaaaaaagcactttgaAGGGAGCCGCATGCATCAATAAAATGGCTGCTATGGGTTCACGTGTGCTCAGTACATGCGAATCAGGCTTCTGCAGACTTAAACTATACCGGAGTCAAGCATTCAGCAGGAAGTTGGGTAAGCGCCTCAATAAACGAAAACGACCGTTGCCCAAACCTCTGCCTACGAAATTTATTTTCAATTGTTTATAGCTGCGTACAAACAGTGGGGCGATTCATGGCAGGTTTTCAGCCTAACGACTCAGCATAAGAGCAGTATCAAGTGTGGGATGCCAGATAAAAACCTGCCGCACTTGCAAATGTAGCATTAATGCACTGGAACGTAACATTCCGGAAATCTTATCTGTCAAATGAGCAACAGATGCCTCGCAGCACTGTGTTGCTCTTTCTTCAGTTTCTACACGGCATACTCTATAGTCCTTGCCAGTGAAACGCATTGACTAAAATAGTCCTCACGCTTCTTCAAGAAGTCACTTTTCCCACGCTATGAaacaacagagagagagagagactctttaatgaagaaacagagaatttagccggcgtttcaatatctctggcatgctactctgcgtagggaggggaatttgggagataaagactgaaggagagcagcgtggaagaggtgaaaaaaaaaaacgaagataaaatgcagccatgtaatgggtactaaggatgcagtggcgagtattgatgtaacctatggaatgatggagtgcatagtccgacgaatgggctgaggaagttcactgcaagaagaatgcatgaaggtaacctgcaagtgaatttagagcttatcgagatgtccaatgtcttttaaatatgtaaaaagaaagttcattgcaagtctctgttgcctgaagcaggctaaggggcctaaaactttgtccattgttaggggcactgggcagagcttctgcatgcaatgttcatagtacgcacgctcgttagcatacgcagggcactcaagcaggatatgttccacagtttctatcgaagcacagttgtcacaatgcggactgttcatttgtccaaaacggtatcgcaggccatttgtatatgcagcattcagacgaagtaggtgataaagtgtttcgagttgtcgaggaattctgggtgagagtcttgatctaagatgtgggtagattgagtgaagaaattggtactgatgtgtcggcaaactcataagccgatacgtttcttcgtacgcaaaacatttagccatttgggacgcatcagatttcgtgagaaaacttcgaatgtatctctgatgttgatggcccttaccggccgcttcatctgctttttcattagccataatgccacagtgagcaggtacccactgaaatgttatgcagtggcctgcggcaatagctaaatgatggatatacccaatgtccagagaaactggct contains:
- the LOC144097267 gene encoding uncharacterized protein LOC144097267, which produces MDASSSFTEVCSPGSVSVATMSPLGRLLVLALGAVLLRSVPANASPAPSDAQVDTPDALEVMAAVEYAVAIKDTNTDPVFKCLTAWRLTYDAKTPSATYAWSLNAAEGQKTRNATFQYVPGDTPNTARVVVNSDTIHPDVISYPYTDFKTCAVMKINFRGHHCMLWTLDEAKDSIKEECLRKHTEICGQGVTLYDKDTCTNSVP